The Hevea brasiliensis isolate MT/VB/25A 57/8 chromosome 1, ASM3005281v1, whole genome shotgun sequence genome has a window encoding:
- the LOC110642883 gene encoding E3 ubiquitin-protein ligase WAV3 — MGFNDDEKIVTPQDSGSKPTAIVPGRVQLISINKNMVPLEENKLRVMLEITGGDSSNDRPGLDLVAILDVSGSMKGEKIAKVKTAMLFVIKKLSPIDRLSVVTFSKDAARLCPLRQITESSQRELENLINGLNADGATNITAGLQTGLKVLNDRRLSGGRSVGIMLMSDGEQNAGGDAAQVSVGNVPVHTFGFGINHDPRVLKAIADNSIEGTFSEVQNTDNLSIAFSQCLAGLLTRVVEDLKLTVKRIEDESTIEQVIAGRYPQSRDDSAGSVTVTFGGLYAKEVRKVIVDLLLPAVDQERGADVLEITYLYSFQGKPFEANPAILTVRRTGKAADQEERPEVKNEETRLLTASMIKEARAMADSNKLEDARDKLVEAQNSLEDVDDESNPLIEMLRSELQQLLKLMKSQEIYNKQGRPFALSSETSHDRQRFASRGDVESLRLFSTPRMDKYLEQAKSFDEDPSKPLPSVDDDVKEELAANPLAPIAGALSFYIQSAIQSLQAIEKIINRGI, encoded by the exons ATGGGCTTCAACGATGATGAGAAGATTGTTACCCCTCAAGACTCAG GGTCAAAACCAACAGCAATCGTGCCTGGAAGAGTACAGCTGATAAGcataaataaaaatatggtacCACTTGAAGAAAACAAACTCAGGGTGATGCTGGAGATCACTGGTGGAGATTCAAGCAATGACAGGCCCGGATTGGATCTTGTGGCGATATTAGATGTCAGCGGAAGCATGAAAGGAGAAAAGATAGCAAAAGTGAAAACTGCCATGCTATTTGTGATCAAGAAACTTAGCCCCATTGATCGTTTGTCTGTTGTAACATTCTCCAAAGATGCTGCAAGGTTGTGCCCATTGCGCCAGATAACTGAAAGTTCTCAAAGGGAACTTGAAAATCTGATCAATGGTTTAAATGCCGACGGTGCAACCAACATCACTGCTGGCCTTCAAACTGGCTTAAAAGTGCTTAATGACCGTAGACTTAGCGGTGGGCGTTCGGttggcatcatgcttatgtccgATGGTGAGCAGAACGCCGGTGGTGACGCTGCCCAGGTTTCGGTCGGCAATGTGCCTGTACACACATTCGGTTTTGGCATAAATCACGACCCAAGG GTGCTCAAGGCTATCGCAGATAATAGCATTGAAGGAACGTTCTCAGAAGTTCAAAACACAGACAACTTGAGCATAGCCTTTTCCCAGTGTTTGGCCGGACTTCTCACCCGGGTTGTTGAGGACCTGAAGCTGACAGTCAAACGAATTGAAGACGAATCGACAATAGAGCAGGTAATTGCCGGAAGATATCCGCAATCTAGGGACGATTCTGCTGGCTCTGTAACTGTTACTTTTGGCGGTCTCTACGCCAAAGAGGTGCGCAAGGTCATAGTGGACCTTCTTCTTCCGGCTGTTGATCAGGAACGGGGCGCAGATGTTCTCGAAATTACTTACTTATATAG CTTTCAGGGAAAACCGTTTGAGGCCAACCCTGCGATCCTCACTGTACGCCGCACCGGGAAAGCCGCAGATCAAGAAGAAAGGCCGGAGGTGAAGAATGAGGAGACCCGTCTCCTGACTGCAAGTATGATAAAAGAAGCAAGAGCTATGGCTGACAGCAATAAACTTGAAGATGCTCGGGACAAGCTCGTTGAAGCGCAGAACTCTCTGGAGGATGTGGATGATGAATCTAACCCATTGATTGAGATGCTGAGGTCCGAGCTGCAACAGctcttgaaattgatgaaatcACAAGAAATCTACAATAAGCAAGGGCGTCCTTTTGCACTCTCCTCTGAGACTTCCCATGATCGCCAGCGTTTCGCTTCAAGAGGTGATGTGGAAAGCCTGCGACTATTTTCCACTCCTCGTATGGACAAATACCTTGAGCAAGCCAAGTCGTTTGACGAGGATCCCAGCAAGCCACTGCCCTCAGTGGATGATGATGTGAAGGAAGAACTGGCTGCCAATCCCCTTGCCCCCATCGCTGGTGCTCTTAGCTTCTACATTCAGTCGGCCATTCAGTCTCTCCAAGCCATTGAAAAGATAATCAATAGAGGCATTTGA